CATCCATGGCTCTGATGCGTATGACGATTATGCCCAGAATTTGCTGGCAACTGGCATCTATGGTCGTACGCCGCTAGATGGTTCAGACGAGATTGTGCCGGATGCGGCTGTGCCCCCGCTCTATAGTTATGCGCTGGCAGGTGTGTATGGCTTATTTGGGCGTGGGTATGTGCAGGTGGCGCTCTTTCACATCCTGATAGATGCGATCTGTATCGTGCTGCTTTATGACATTGCGCGCCGCTTGTTCCGCGAGGGGGCCTTATGGGGCCTGCCTGTGGGGGAATGGGTTGGGTTGCTCGGCGGGCTCTTTTACGCGTTCTATCCGTATCTCATCTTCCAGAACCTGACCCTGATAGATACGCCTTTCTGGATGTTGTGGCTGCATTTATTTACATGGTTGGTGATTTTGCTGCGCGAGCGCGAGACGCTTGATGCCCAAACGTGGGGTATCGCTGTTTTAGCGGGCGTTGTGCTGGGCCTATCGTTGTTGACACGCCCCATTATGCCGTTCTTTGCGGTGTTCGTCGCGCTGTGGTACCTATTCCGCTTGAATTTATGGCAGAGTGTGATTCGTCTGCTGCCTGTGGCCCTGGTTGGCCTGATATGTTTGTTGCCCTGGATTGTACGCAATTATGGCCTTTATGATGCCTTCGTCCCAATGACGACGACATCGGGGGCGAATTTATGGCAGGGCAACAGCGAATGGACGGTGCCGATGTTGCAGGCGGGCTATGATGTACAGTGGACTGCCCCGGAGACTGTCGCACCCCGTGACAGCCGCGAAGCTGATGCCGAGCGCTTCGCCCTTTCGCTCGCTCATTGGCGCGAACATCCGGAGCAACTGCCGGAACTGCTGTGGACCAAGTTCTTAGTCCATTGGAGTATCGAAATTGCCCCTCGTTACAACCCTCAGCCTGATGAAACTTTCCAGCTTGATGAAGCGGGTCATCTGCTCATTGTGCGTGGCGATGGCAGCATCACAGGCGTGAATGAAGCCAACACCGCTTATGATAGTGGCCTGCTGAATACAGTCGGGCGGCCTGCGCATATCCTCTATTTTGGTGGCTTGCTGCTGCTCTCGATTG
The Phototrophicus methaneseepsis DNA segment above includes these coding regions:
- a CDS encoding glycosyltransferase family 39 protein; its protein translation is MLHLLVKYRLGIVLLLATIIRLACMMAFAPTLDFTLPGNVIHGSDAYDDYAQNLLATGIYGRTPLDGSDEIVPDAAVPPLYSYALAGVYGLFGRGYVQVALFHILIDAICIVLLYDIARRLFREGALWGLPVGEWVGLLGGLFYAFYPYLIFQNLTLIDTPFWMLWLHLFTWLVILLRERETLDAQTWGIAVLAGVVLGLSLLTRPIMPFFAVFVALWYLFRLNLWQSVIRLLPVALVGLICLLPWIVRNYGLYDAFVPMTTTSGANLWQGNSEWTVPMLQAGYDVQWTAPETVAPRDSREADAERFALSLAHWREHPEQLPELLWTKFLVHWSIEIAPRYNPQPDETFQLDEAGHLLIVRGDGSITGVNEANTAYDSGLLNTVGRPAHILYFGGLLLLSIVGVALSLNQWREVSLLWFVQISMTLTYVLFHPSTRYRAPSDPLLFLFAAYTLVWLVMRWQRRTT